The uncultured Ilyobacter sp. nucleotide sequence TCATCGGCTATCTCAGGCTTGATATCACACGAATAATCTGTGCAATCGATTATTTTTTCTTCCTTTACTTCATCATTTTTCATTTTAGATCTTACACCTCCAAATTTTTACAAAACAAACAAAATATATTTGAGGGGCATTTTTTGTGTCCCTCAAATAAACTCCTTATTTGTGCTCGTTAAAATATTTTTCTGCCCCAGGGTGAAGTGGGATAGGCATACCTTTTTTAACTGTTTCAAGTTTTATACTGTTTGCAGCTGAGTGTGTTTCTTTTAATGCGTCTAGGTTTTCAAATATAGTTTTTGTTATGTCATATACCAAGTCATCACTTAGGTCTGCTCTTGTCACAAGAAGTGTCTGGACTGCTGCTGTCTCTACATCTTCTTCATTGTCATAAGTCCCTGCAGGGATAACTTCTGAAGCATAGAATGGATACTCTTCTGCAAGCTTTTCAACAGATTCTTTTCTTATCGGTATAATTTTTACGTCTTGAGTTGTAGACAAATCCATTATAGTTGAATTTGGAAGACCTGAAGTAAGGAATGCCGCATCTACAGCTCCATTTTTCATCTGCTCCACTGCCTCTGCATATGACAGATAATCTGCCTTTATGTCGTCATAAGAAATCCCATGAGCCTTCAATATTTGTCGTGCATTAACCTCTGTTCCACTTCCAGGAGCTCCAACTCCCACTCTTTTTCCTTTTAAATCTGAAATTTCTTTAATCCCTGTCTTTTCAACTGTTATAAGTTGAACAAAGTTTGGATAAAGAGCAGCTACTCCTCTTAGGTTTTCTACCTTACCCTTTTCTTCAAATACCTCTGTTCCTGTGTATGCATAACTAACTACGTCATTCATAGCAAAAGCAAGCTCGACTTTTTCAGTCCCAAGCAAAGTTGCATTAACTGCAGAAGCTCCTGTTGACTGTACAGATGAATTAATCCCTTCAACCTTTTGATTGAGCTGATTCGATATAGCTCCACCCAAAGCAAAATATGCTCCAGAACTTCCACCTGTTGCGATAGTAACAAAAACATTTTCAGCCTTTTTACCTTCTGCACCCTCCTTTGTTTCACCACCACATCCAGTCATTAAGCCTAACAAAAAAAGAACAAACACAACTAATACAGAACTTTTATTTCTCATTAAAAACCCTCCCAATTCAATTTTTATAACTATTATCATTTTAGTATATTATTTTCTAAATAAGAATATCTTTTACTTATCATACATTTTTCGAAATTAAAATACACTATCACAAAATAAAATACAGGACTAAGTCCTGTATCAAATTCCAAAAAAATTTTTAAATTTCTTTAAATAATTCCTGCTAACTTGTAAATCACAGTCTTTTAGTCCTTTTACTTCTATTTTATATGTATAGTTAAACCAAGGGATGATCTCTTCTATATAATCTACATTTATTATAGTACTCTTATGTATTCTCATAAATTTATCTTCTCTTAACCTGCTTTCCAGCTCCTTCAGAGAATGACTGCATTCATAGGCAGAATCTAAAGTATGTGCCAAAATTACATTCTTTTCTGATTTAATGAAAATTATTTTATTTACATCTATCAAGACTAACTTATTATTTTTTTGAATACACAATTTTTCAAGAGATGTGCCGCTTTCATTTTCAATATTATGACCTTTTTCTTCTTTATTAATATTCTTATTATTTATTTTTTCCCTAATTCTGTCAATGGTAAGCTTTATCCTATCTTCTGAAAAAGGTTTTAATATATAATCTGCCGCATTGACTTCAAATCCCTGAACAGCATAATGATCATATGCCGTTGCAAAAACAATCAATGGATGATTTTTATTTTCAGATATTTTTCTAGCTATCAACATTCCACTGTTATTTTGAAGGTTTATATCCATAAATACACAGTCTGGTTTTAATTTCTCTATGTTTTCTAAGGCTTCATCACCGTCTCCACTCTCTCCACATATCTCAATATCACTATATTTTTCTAAGAAATATCTAATTTCATTTCTTATATATTTTTCGTCGTCCACGATAAAAATTCTAATCATTTTATTCCCCCTATTATATCCCGAATAAATATTTTATATTAGATCATTATTAAATTATTTCGGGACTCCAACTGATTTCACATATTTTTTCATCCGAAGATCTTTTTAGAATCTCGACTATCTTTCCAAACTATAATATTCAACAAAAAATTTAATTTATACAATATATTATACTTTATTACAAAATATTTTTGTTAAATTTAGATTGATTTTCAATAAACTTGGTAACATATAAGTCTTTAGTAAAGCTAAAAAGTCAATTCTTTTAAAAACCCAAGGTTATTTTACACTTTATTTGAAAATAATGCACTAAATTAAAAATTAATGCAACAAAATAGTAAACTATGTTCTAATAAAAATTTATATATTACAATTATAACATAAGAATTGTTTAACTCTAAATTGATTAAACTAATCCAAAGTTTTATTATCACTTATTTATAGTTTTACTTGTCTTCAAAACTTTCTTAAATATCTACATTTAAATCAATAATCTAACCATAAAAATTACTTTAACAAGGAGGCCAGCGTGGAAGAAAAAGTACTTGTTGTAAAAAAAGGGTTGTGTAAGGGCTGTGAAATCTGTGTTGAATTCTGTCCAAAGGATGTTTTGGACATGAAAGATGGAAGAGTCAATGTTAAAAATATCAGCGCATGCATACAGTGTAATATGTGTGGTAAGCTATGTCCTGATTATGCTATCGGTATTAGGAGGAATGGATAATGAGCAAAATTAAGTTTATGCAAGGAAACGAAGCTTGTGTTGAGGGTGCCATCGCTGCTGGAATGAAGTTTTTTGCAGGATATCCTATTACACCATCAACTGAGGTTATGGAAAAATCTGCTGAAATGCTTCCTAGAGTTGAGGGGAAATTTATTCAGATGGAAGATGAGATCGCAGGTATAGCTGCTGCCATCGGTGGTTCAATTGCAGGATCAAAGTCTATGACTGCAACAAGCGGACCGGGATTCTCACTTAAAATGGAAAACCTAGGATATGCAGTTATTGCTGAAATTCCTTTAGTTGTTGTAAATGTACAAAGAAGCGGACCAAGTACAGGTCTTCCTACATCACCATCTCAGGGAGATATGATGCAAGCTAAGTGGGGAACTCACGGTGACCATCCTGTAATCGCCCTTTCACCGTCTACAGTACAAGAGTGTTATACTCTTACAGCGAGAGCGTTTAACCTTGCGGAAAAATACAGAATGCCTGTTCTTTTCATGCTAGATGAAGTTGTAGGACATATGAGAGAAAAAGTAGTTTTAGATC carries:
- a CDS encoding 4Fe-4S binding protein, which gives rise to MEEKVLVVKKGLCKGCEICVEFCPKDVLDMKDGRVNVKNISACIQCNMCGKLCPDYAIGIRRNG
- a CDS encoding TAXI family TRAP transporter solute-binding subunit, giving the protein MRNKSSVLVVFVLFLLGLMTGCGGETKEGAEGKKAENVFVTIATGGSSGAYFALGGAISNQLNQKVEGINSSVQSTGASAVNATLLGTEKVELAFAMNDVVSYAYTGTEVFEEKGKVENLRGVAALYPNFVQLITVEKTGIKEISDLKGKRVGVGAPGSGTEVNARQILKAHGISYDDIKADYLSYAEAVEQMKNGAVDAAFLTSGLPNSTIMDLSTTQDVKIIPIRKESVEKLAEEYPFYASEVIPAGTYDNEEDVETAAVQTLLVTRADLSDDLVYDITKTIFENLDALKETHSAANSIKLETVKKGMPIPLHPGAEKYFNEHK
- a CDS encoding LytTR family DNA-binding domain-containing protein, translating into MIRIFIVDDEKYIRNEIRYFLEKYSDIEICGESGDGDEALENIEKLKPDCVFMDINLQNNSGMLIARKISENKNHPLIVFATAYDHYAVQGFEVNAADYILKPFSEDRIKLTIDRIREKINNKNINKEEKGHNIENESGTSLEKLCIQKNNKLVLIDVNKIIFIKSEKNVILAHTLDSAYECSHSLKELESRLREDKFMRIHKSTIINVDYIEEIIPWFNYTYKIEVKGLKDCDLQVSRNYLKKFKNFFGI